Proteins encoded in a region of the Brevefilum fermentans genome:
- a CDS encoding N-6 DNA methylase produces MLNAETKRRIDNARDILVGKVPDPKTQVEQITFAMIYKFMDDMDQISVKLGGKASFFNNGYEGFAWSKLMDKKLSGSQRLDLYVRALEGMANNPHIPQLFRDVFKGAFLPYRDSETLNLFLKEMNGFTYDHSEDLGDAYEYLLSIFATQGKAGQFRTPRHIIDFIVDCVDPDMHDSVLDPACGTAGFLISAYKHITEKHRDDPLTPDQKQRLTENFVGYDISPDMVRLSLVNMYLHQFPNPTIHEYDALTTEDRWDETFDVILANPPFMTPKGGIRPHKRFAVRANRSEVLFVDYIAEHLNVGGRAGVIVPEGIIFQSSNAYKALRKMLVEENYLYAVVSLPAGVFNPYSGVKTSILLLDKDLARRAERVLFVRVEQDGFDLGAQRREIEQNDLPEALAAVKAFQADLAMEPENSARAWAVEKARLGEDGDYNLSGERYRQVVLVSQKWPMVKLKECCKFIRGVTYSKKNEVEEKGNIILRANNIDITKNSLDLSDLKMIDKSIKLGDDLLLKENDIFICSASGSKEHIGKVAFINEDLPYYFGGFMAVIRCNEKVNPKYVFELLKSPIFRTHLNHSILAVNIRNLKSSMVYDFSIPFPPLEVQQEIVDEIEGYQKVIDGARQVVENYKPVIPIDPDWPLVKLGEVCETTSGGTPLRSITEYYEGGTIPWLRSGEVNRGYIEESELFITEMGLNNSSAKIFPINTVLVAMYGATAGQVGLLKFESSTNQAICGILPNDQYIPEFLYYFLLSKTEYFVEISGGGAQPNISQRIIKELLIPKPNISDQEKIVEALESERSVIELNKTLIERFETKIAARIQSVWGAG; encoded by the coding sequence ATGCTCAACGCTGAAACCAAACGCCGTATCGACAACGCCCGCGACATCCTGGTTGGCAAGGTGCCCGACCCCAAAACCCAGGTGGAACAGATCACCTTTGCCATGATCTACAAGTTCATGGACGATATGGACCAGATCTCAGTGAAGTTAGGCGGCAAGGCTTCTTTTTTCAACAATGGCTACGAGGGCTTTGCCTGGTCGAAACTGATGGATAAAAAGCTCTCTGGCAGCCAACGGCTGGACCTGTACGTGCGAGCGCTGGAGGGCATGGCAAACAACCCCCATATCCCCCAGCTGTTCCGCGATGTGTTCAAGGGCGCCTTTCTGCCCTACCGCGACAGCGAAACCCTGAACCTGTTCCTGAAGGAGATGAACGGCTTTACCTACGACCATAGCGAAGACCTGGGCGACGCCTACGAATACCTGCTTTCTATCTTCGCCACCCAGGGCAAAGCCGGGCAATTTCGCACGCCGCGCCACATCATCGACTTCATCGTTGACTGCGTGGATCCCGACATGCACGACAGCGTGCTCGACCCGGCCTGCGGCACCGCCGGCTTTCTGATCTCGGCTTACAAGCATATTACCGAAAAACACCGCGATGACCCGCTGACCCCCGACCAGAAACAGCGCCTGACGGAAAACTTCGTCGGCTACGACATCTCGCCCGATATGGTGCGCCTGTCGCTGGTGAACATGTATTTGCACCAGTTCCCCAACCCCACCATCCACGAATACGATGCCCTCACCACCGAAGACCGCTGGGATGAGACCTTCGATGTGATTTTAGCCAACCCGCCCTTCATGACGCCCAAGGGCGGCATCCGCCCGCACAAACGCTTTGCCGTGCGAGCCAACCGCTCGGAGGTGCTGTTTGTGGATTACATTGCCGAGCATCTGAACGTGGGCGGCCGGGCGGGGGTGATCGTGCCGGAGGGGATTATCTTTCAATCGAGCAATGCCTATAAAGCCCTGCGCAAAATGCTGGTGGAGGAGAACTACCTCTACGCAGTGGTCTCGCTGCCGGCGGGGGTGTTCAATCCCTACAGCGGGGTGAAGACCAGCATTTTGCTGCTGGATAAAGACCTGGCGCGCCGGGCGGAGCGTGTTTTGTTTGTCAGGGTGGAACAGGACGGCTTCGACCTGGGCGCCCAGCGGCGGGAAATTGAGCAGAACGACCTGCCCGAAGCGCTGGCAGCGGTCAAAGCCTTCCAGGCTGACCTGGCAATGGAACCAGAAAACAGCGCGCGGGCGTGGGCGGTTGAAAAGGCGCGCCTGGGCGAGGACGGCGATTATAACTTGAGCGGTGAACGCTACCGCCAAGTTGTATTGGTGAGCCAAAAATGGCCAATGGTAAAGCTTAAAGAATGTTGTAAGTTTATTAGAGGTGTAACTTATTCAAAAAAAAATGAGGTTGAAGAAAAAGGAAATATTATCCTTCGAGCTAATAATATTGATATAACGAAAAACAGCCTTGATCTTTCAGATTTAAAGATGATTGACAAGAGTATTAAACTTGGTGATGACTTATTACTAAAAGAAAATGACATTTTCATTTGTTCAGCAAGCGGTAGTAAAGAACATATTGGTAAAGTAGCATTTATTAATGAGGATCTACCTTATTATTTTGGGGGATTCATGGCAGTTATTCGCTGCAATGAAAAAGTCAATCCAAAATATGTTTTCGAATTATTAAAATCTCCAATATTCAGAACCCATTTAAATCATAGTATTTTGGCTGTAAATATTAGGAATCTAAAGTCCTCAATGGTTTATGATTTTTCAATTCCTTTCCCTCCGCTGGAAGTCCAGCAGGAGATCGTGGATGAGATCGAGGGCTACCAGAAGGTCATCGACGGGGCGCGCCAGGTGGTCGAAAACTACAAGCCCGTCATCCCCATCGACCCGGACTGGCCGCTGGTCAAGTTGGGGGAGGTGTGTGAAACAACATCAGGAGGTACACCATTAAGATCAATTACCGAATACTATGAAGGTGGTACTATTCCTTGGTTAAGAAGTGGTGAAGTTAATCGGGGATATATTGAAGAATCCGAGCTGTTCATAACAGAAATGGGATTGAATAATTCATCAGCAAAAATATTTCCTATCAATACGGTACTAGTAGCCATGTACGGTGCTACAGCAGGTCAAGTGGGGTTATTAAAATTCGAGTCTTCAACAAATCAGGCAATATGTGGAATATTACCAAACGATCAGTATATTCCCGAATTCTTATATTATTTTCTATTATCAAAAACTGAATACTTTGTGGAAATTAGTGGCGGAGGAGCGCAACCAAATATTTCTCAGAGGATAATAAAAGAGCTGTTGATACCAAAGCCTAATATTTCTGATCAAGAGAAAATCGTAGAAGCCCTTGAAAGTGAACGTTCAGTCATAGAATTAAATAAAACACTAATCGAGCGCTTTGAAACCAAAATCGCTGCCCGCATCCAGTCCGTGTGGGGGGCGGGGTAA
- a CDS encoding DEAD/DEAH box helicase family protein: MITEFPRLESVKHRTQFKPNPKALAREPVNEDYVAQSQLPGFTNDPRWLNPDQRPQFITDLGLRILRKYQLAAIHALQKSASEGNDRFLFEMATGTGKTLVAAAVIKLFLRTGNARRILFLVDRIELENQAYKNFDLLLKKDYQTVIYKENRQDWRKAEIVVSTVQSLEFDNKYMRLFSPTDFDLIISDEAHRSINGNSRAVFEYFVGFKLGLTATPKDYIKNIDPDALSQRDPRTWERRQLLDTYKTFGCEQGEPTYRYSLVDGVRDGYLVNPVVVDARTEITTQLLSEQGYAVTVVNEEGEEQELVFFQRQFERTFFSELTNLELCQTFLANAQRDPFSEEIGKSIIFCVSQEHASRVTQLLNELAHKYFPGKYNSDFAVQITSNIPGAQEYSISFANNNLNGRTRFLDGYKSSKTRVCVTVGMMTTGYDCQDILNLAMMRPIFSPTDFIQIKGRGTRRWTFKRQYRSANRPEEERVEKENFKLFDFFGNCEYFEEKFNYDEVIKLPQVSARVSDNGEVTYTVPEGAEVFIPDPLKSLEEKVIGLDGMKIDRKLFERFSRPILDDPELVQAVLDRQWEHAVHLLRENYANKPEDYVTIEKLIRSEGLDRRLTWKEVLMRIFGLIDRFKTRDELLDEEFQKFVAIHKPEPENIVRIRNYMHAYLTDAEVRRIIDAGNYAELASNPKLSLNDLLALDQWLRLVPAYIKEYISINTYLP; the protein is encoded by the coding sequence GTGATTACTGAATTTCCTCGCCTGGAGTCCGTCAAACACCGCACCCAGTTCAAACCGAACCCCAAAGCCCTGGCGCGCGAGCCCGTTAACGAGGATTATGTAGCCCAATCGCAATTGCCCGGCTTTACCAACGACCCCCGCTGGCTGAACCCTGATCAACGCCCACAATTCATCACTGACCTGGGCTTGCGCATCCTGCGCAAGTACCAGCTGGCAGCAATTCACGCCCTGCAAAAAAGCGCCAGCGAAGGGAACGACCGCTTCCTGTTTGAGATGGCAACCGGTACCGGTAAAACCCTGGTCGCCGCCGCGGTGATCAAGCTTTTTTTGCGCACCGGCAACGCCCGTCGCATCCTGTTCCTGGTCGATCGCATTGAATTGGAAAATCAAGCCTACAAAAACTTTGACCTGTTGCTGAAAAAGGATTACCAGACCGTCATTTACAAAGAAAACCGGCAGGACTGGCGCAAAGCAGAGATCGTGGTTAGCACCGTGCAATCGCTTGAATTTGACAATAAATACATGCGCCTGTTCTCGCCCACCGACTTCGACCTGATCATCTCCGATGAAGCCCACCGCTCGATCAACGGCAACAGCCGGGCGGTGTTTGAGTATTTTGTCGGTTTTAAACTCGGTTTGACCGCCACGCCCAAGGACTATATCAAGAACATCGACCCGGATGCCCTCAGCCAGCGTGACCCGCGCACCTGGGAGCGCCGCCAGTTACTGGATACCTATAAAACCTTTGGCTGTGAACAGGGCGAACCCACCTATCGCTACTCCCTGGTGGATGGTGTCCGCGATGGATACCTGGTCAACCCCGTGGTGGTGGATGCCCGCACCGAGATCACCACTCAACTGCTTTCCGAACAGGGCTACGCCGTCACGGTGGTCAACGAGGAAGGCGAAGAACAGGAACTGGTTTTTTTCCAGCGCCAATTTGAACGCACCTTCTTTTCGGAACTGACCAACCTGGAGTTGTGCCAGACCTTTTTGGCGAATGCCCAGCGCGACCCCTTCAGCGAGGAGATCGGCAAGTCGATCATCTTTTGTGTCAGCCAGGAGCACGCCTCCCGGGTGACGCAGCTTTTGAACGAGCTGGCGCATAAATATTTCCCGGGCAAATATAATTCTGACTTTGCCGTGCAGATCACTTCGAATATCCCCGGTGCGCAGGAGTACAGCATCAGCTTTGCCAACAACAACCTCAACGGACGCACCCGCTTTTTAGATGGTTATAAATCCAGCAAAACCCGCGTCTGCGTTACCGTGGGCATGATGACCACCGGTTATGACTGCCAGGACATCCTCAACCTGGCGATGATGCGCCCGATCTTCTCGCCCACGGATTTTATCCAGATTAAAGGGCGCGGCACCCGCCGCTGGACTTTTAAACGTCAGTACAGGAGCGCCAACCGGCCGGAAGAAGAGCGGGTAGAAAAAGAGAACTTTAAACTCTTCGACTTTTTTGGCAACTGTGAATATTTTGAAGAAAAATTCAACTACGACGAAGTCATCAAACTGCCCCAGGTAAGCGCCAGAGTTTCAGATAACGGAGAGGTGACCTATACCGTACCGGAAGGCGCTGAAGTTTTTATCCCCGACCCTCTAAAGTCCCTGGAAGAGAAGGTCATCGGTTTGGACGGCATGAAGATCGACCGCAAACTCTTTGAGCGCTTCTCTCGGCCCATCCTGGATGACCCCGAGCTGGTGCAGGCCGTGTTGGATAGACAGTGGGAGCATGCCGTGCACCTGCTGCGCGAGAATTATGCCAACAAACCCGAGGATTATGTCACCATTGAAAAGCTGATCCGGTCGGAGGGGCTGGACCGCCGGTTGACCTGGAAGGAGGTGCTCATGCGCATCTTCGGCTTGATCGACCGCTTTAAAACCCGCGATGAACTCCTGGATGAAGAATTCCAGAAATTCGTCGCCATCCATAAGCCCGAGCCTGAAAATATCGTGCGGATTCGCAACTATATGCACGCTTACCTGACCGATGCCGAGGTGCGCAGGATCATCGACGCGGGTAATTACGCAGAACTGGCCAGCAACCCAAAACTTTCCTTAAACGACCTGCTGGCGCTGGATCAATGGCTCCGGCTGGTGCCGGCTTACATCAAGGAATACATCTCCATCAACACGTATTTGCCCTAA
- the metK gene encoding methionine adenosyltransferase — protein MNLPKYLFTSESVTEGHPDKMCDQISDAVLDELIRQDPFSRVACECATKTGFVIAMGEITTKGFADFDKLVREVVIGVGYDRAKKGFDGSTCGVMVALANQSPDIAQGVNQAKEAKEGEMDDDDAIEALGAGDQGMMFGYACNETDVLMPMPIYYAHKLTRRLAEARRANVLDFLWPDGKSQVTVEYEYGKPKRIHTVVVSTQHTPDVTIEHIKEGVIEEIIKPVLPAELVDDDLIVHVNPTGRFVFGGPMADAGVTGRKIIVDTYGGMGRHGGGAFSGKDPTKVDRSASYAARWVAKNVVAAGLADRCEVQVAYAIGVARPLSINVETFGTGKIEDARIADLITAHFDLRPGAIIRDLDLRRPIYQQLASYGHFGRDDLDLTWEKTDKADLLRDAAGL, from the coding sequence ATGAATTTACCAAAATATCTGTTCACCTCAGAATCGGTGACTGAGGGTCATCCGGACAAAATGTGTGACCAGATCAGCGATGCTGTGCTGGATGAGCTCATCCGCCAGGATCCCTTCTCACGGGTTGCCTGTGAGTGCGCCACCAAAACGGGCTTTGTGATCGCCATGGGCGAGATTACCACCAAAGGCTTTGCCGATTTTGACAAATTGGTGCGTGAAGTGGTGATCGGGGTCGGCTACGATCGGGCAAAAAAGGGGTTTGACGGCTCTACCTGCGGCGTGATGGTAGCGCTGGCAAACCAATCGCCGGATATTGCCCAGGGCGTGAACCAGGCTAAGGAAGCCAAAGAAGGTGAAATGGACGACGATGACGCCATCGAAGCGCTGGGCGCTGGCGACCAGGGCATGATGTTTGGCTATGCCTGCAATGAAACCGATGTGCTCATGCCCATGCCGATCTACTATGCCCACAAGCTCACCCGCCGCCTGGCAGAGGCGCGCCGCGCTAACGTCCTTGATTTCCTCTGGCCGGATGGAAAAAGCCAGGTGACCGTGGAATATGAATACGGAAAGCCCAAACGCATCCATACCGTGGTGGTCAGCACCCAGCACACCCCGGATGTAACCATTGAACACATCAAGGAAGGCGTTATCGAAGAAATTATCAAACCGGTGCTGCCTGCCGAACTGGTCGATGATGACCTGATTGTGCATGTCAACCCAACCGGGCGCTTTGTTTTCGGCGGGCCCATGGCGGATGCGGGTGTAACCGGGCGGAAAATCATCGTAGACACCTACGGGGGGATGGGTCGTCATGGTGGCGGCGCTTTCAGCGGCAAGGACCCGACAAAGGTGGACCGCTCTGCCTCTTACGCCGCCCGCTGGGTGGCAAAAAATGTGGTTGCCGCCGGCTTGGCCGACCGTTGCGAAGTGCAGGTCGCCTATGCGATTGGCGTGGCGCGTCCGCTTTCGATCAACGTGGAAACCTTCGGTACCGGTAAAATTGAAGATGCCCGCATTGCTGACTTGATTACGGCGCACTTTGACCTGCGTCCCGGCGCCATCATTCGCGATCTGGATCTGCGCCGCCCGATTTACCAGCAACTGGCATCCTACGGTCATTTTGGCCGCGATGATCTGGATCTCACCTGGGAGAAAACGGATAAAGCTGACCTGCTGCGCGACGCCGCCGGGCTGTAA
- a CDS encoding NAD/NADP-dependent octopine/nopaline dehydrogenase family protein, which translates to MTRRKFTVIGAGNGGKAMAAHLALMGQEVSLFNRTYSHIEVIAKRGGIDLESPPGGPIGFGKIKKVTDDIQEALEGAEIIMVVVPSSGHSDIARIVAPHLQDGQIIILHPGRTCGAIEFKAVLNREKCAANYLLAEAETFIYASRSEGPSQARIFRIKEAVPLAALPAIDTPTVLAAIEHVYPQFIDGVNVLQTGLNNMGAVFHPALAILNAGRIESTHGDFQFYVDGVTPSVAKVLATIDRERVTIASALGIRARTAMEWLSLAYNVHGETLYEAIHNQTGYYGINAPSTLIHRYITEDVPMSLVPIAALGERYGVSVNGINAIIRLGCILHSTDYWRKGRTLDKLGIKDLSVSELTLYVNEGEVAI; encoded by the coding sequence ATGACCAGAAGAAAATTTACCGTAATTGGAGCGGGCAATGGGGGTAAAGCGATGGCTGCTCACCTGGCTTTGATGGGTCAGGAAGTGTCGTTGTTCAATCGGACCTATTCGCACATCGAGGTGATCGCCAAACGTGGGGGCATTGACCTGGAGAGCCCGCCTGGCGGCCCGATCGGGTTTGGAAAAATTAAGAAAGTCACCGACGATATCCAGGAAGCGCTCGAGGGCGCAGAGATCATCATGGTGGTGGTGCCTTCATCCGGGCATAGCGATATCGCCCGCATCGTCGCACCCCATTTACAGGACGGACAGATCATCATCCTGCACCCGGGGCGCACTTGTGGCGCTATCGAATTTAAAGCGGTGCTGAACCGGGAAAAGTGTGCGGCAAATTACCTCCTGGCGGAAGCGGAGACTTTTATCTATGCCAGCCGTTCTGAAGGCCCCAGCCAGGCGCGCATTTTCCGCATCAAGGAAGCTGTGCCCCTGGCAGCCCTACCAGCCATCGATACACCCACGGTGCTGGCTGCGATCGAGCATGTTTACCCGCAATTCATCGACGGGGTCAATGTTCTGCAAACCGGCCTAAACAATATGGGGGCTGTGTTTCACCCGGCGTTGGCGATCCTCAATGCCGGCAGAATTGAATCGACCCATGGCGACTTCCAGTTTTATGTGGATGGCGTTACGCCTTCTGTTGCCAAAGTGCTCGCAACGATTGACCGCGAGCGTGTGACGATTGCGTCTGCCCTGGGCATCCGAGCCCGCACGGCTATGGAGTGGCTATCGCTGGCGTACAATGTGCACGGTGAGACCCTGTACGAAGCCATTCACAACCAAACCGGTTATTACGGGATCAACGCGCCCAGCACCCTGATTCACCGTTATATTACTGAGGACGTGCCGATGAGCCTGGTGCCGATTGCCGCCCTGGGCGAACGTTACGGCGTATCGGTCAATGGCATCAACGCCATCATCCGCCTGGGATGCATTCTGCACAGCACCGATTACTGGCGCAAGGGGCGCACCCTCGACAAACTGGGTATCAAAGACCTGAGCGTGAGCGAGCTGACCCTCTATGTGAACGAAGGCGAAGTGGCAATTTAG
- a CDS encoding cobalamin B12-binding domain-containing protein, which translates to MKTVIAGAIGECVHVAGVINFLRLAEQAGWRTVFLGPANSTEAIIEAARREKADLVGVSYRLTPETGERLLGEFAEAADELREQGVRFAFGGTPPVACRAASLGFFETVFDGNESSDTVLAYLRGQSPDAASEVNFPQTAVERILWKKPFPILRHHYGQPSMGATLEGIRRIADARALDVISLGIDQDAQANFFHPERQNPRQKGAGGVPVRSAQDYRALYEASRRGNYPLLRTYSGTDDFIRLAEMYRETINIAWCAIPIFWFNQMDGRGPWGLAESIREHQLVMRWYGENNIPVELNEPHHWGMRDAPDVIFVVSAFLSAYNAKAFGVRDYIAQMMFNSPPGTSDAMDLAKMLAIKALIEPLEDENFRIWRQTRTGLLSYPLEENAARAHLAASIYLQMALKPHILHIVGHTEAHHAATAEDIIAASQMARKVIDNALGGQPDLTGDPSIQERVSELIREAQHTLEAIRGLAPATCTDPLLDPQNLAKAVQIGILDAPHLKNNPFARGIIQTRIVGGACLATDSAGNPLSESKRIHQLLQEIT; encoded by the coding sequence TTGAAGACTGTTATTGCCGGCGCAATTGGCGAATGCGTTCATGTAGCAGGCGTAATCAACTTCTTAAGACTGGCTGAACAAGCCGGCTGGCGAACGGTGTTTTTAGGACCAGCGAACTCCACCGAAGCCATCATTGAAGCTGCCAGGCGGGAAAAGGCAGATCTGGTAGGGGTTTCCTATCGGCTTACCCCGGAAACCGGAGAGCGTTTGTTAGGTGAATTTGCTGAAGCAGCCGATGAACTCCGCGAGCAAGGCGTTCGCTTTGCCTTTGGTGGAACGCCACCCGTTGCCTGTCGAGCTGCATCCTTGGGTTTCTTTGAAACCGTATTTGACGGAAACGAGTCCTCCGATACGGTTTTGGCTTATCTACGGGGTCAATCGCCCGACGCTGCCAGTGAGGTGAACTTTCCGCAAACCGCGGTTGAGCGCATCTTGTGGAAGAAACCCTTCCCCATCTTACGCCATCATTATGGGCAGCCGAGCATGGGGGCAACACTGGAGGGCATCCGCAGGATTGCCGATGCCAGAGCACTGGATGTCATCTCTTTGGGCATCGACCAGGATGCACAGGCGAACTTCTTTCATCCTGAGCGTCAAAATCCCCGCCAGAAGGGCGCGGGCGGCGTCCCGGTGCGTTCTGCGCAGGATTACCGGGCGCTTTACGAAGCCAGCCGCAGAGGAAACTATCCCTTACTGCGCACGTATTCCGGTACAGACGATTTTATCCGGCTGGCTGAAATGTATCGTGAGACCATTAATATCGCCTGGTGTGCCATTCCCATCTTCTGGTTTAACCAAATGGATGGGCGCGGTCCCTGGGGGTTGGCTGAAAGCATCCGCGAACACCAGCTTGTGATGCGCTGGTACGGTGAGAATAACATCCCGGTGGAATTGAATGAGCCCCATCACTGGGGAATGCGCGATGCCCCCGATGTGATCTTTGTGGTTTCGGCTTTTCTTTCCGCTTACAATGCCAAGGCTTTTGGCGTACGCGATTATATCGCCCAGATGATGTTCAACAGCCCGCCGGGCACCTCGGATGCGATGGACCTGGCCAAAATGCTGGCGATTAAGGCGCTGATCGAACCCCTGGAGGATGAAAACTTCCGCATCTGGCGCCAGACCCGTACCGGTCTGTTGAGCTACCCGCTTGAGGAGAATGCTGCCAGGGCGCACCTGGCTGCGAGCATCTACCTGCAAATGGCGCTCAAGCCGCACATCCTGCACATTGTCGGGCATACCGAAGCCCACCATGCAGCAACGGCGGAGGATATCATCGCCGCCAGCCAGATGGCGCGCAAGGTGATTGACAATGCCCTGGGCGGGCAGCCCGACCTGACAGGCGATCCATCCATCCAGGAACGGGTCAGCGAACTGATACGTGAAGCCCAACACACGCTTGAAGCGATTCGAGGTTTGGCGCCTGCAACCTGCACAGACCCATTACTTGACCCGCAAAACCTGGCAAAAGCTGTGCAAATTGGCATCCTGGATGCGCCCCACCTCAAGAACAACCCCTTTGCCCGGGGCATCATTCAGACTCGCATTGTAGGAGGCGCATGTTTGGCTACCGATTCGGCAGGTAACCCCTTATCAGAATCCAAGCGGATTCATCAATTATTACAGGAGATCACATGA